The following are encoded in a window of Ricinus communis isolate WT05 ecotype wild-type chromosome 4, ASM1957865v1, whole genome shotgun sequence genomic DNA:
- the LOC107260989 gene encoding uncharacterized protein LOC107260989, whose product MYFDRAVNTKGAGLGVVMIMTEGEVLPIAKRLVFKVVNNMVEYKVCLFGLEVVMVAGAKHLMVYGDSMLVIQQALEEWKMKEERLKLYINYLKTSLPIKPLVILNSVAPYYQKDRIMQVHMGLEEKPWFYNLKRFIESREYLEEATARERCSLWVHARNYISHEGVLYKGIGCIALMYD is encoded by the exons ATGTACTTTGATAGGGCTGTAAACACAAAAGGTGCAGGCTTAGGAGTAGTTATGATCATGACAGAAGGAGAGGTGCTGCCAATAGCCAAGAGGTTGGTCTTTAAAGTGGTCAATAATATggtagagtataaagtatgtTTATTTGGACTAGAAGTGGTCATGGTAGCAGGAGCTAAGCACTTGATGGTCTATGGGGACTCCATGCTAGTAATCCAACAAGCTCTCGAGGaatggaaaatgaaagaagagaggCTGAAGTTGTATATCAACTATCTCAAGACTTCA CTTCCAATAAAACCTTTAGTGATTCTGAATTCGGTTGCGCCTTATTATCAAAAGGATCGGATAATGCAAGTTCATATGGGACTGGAAGAGAAGCCATGGTTCTACAATCTGAAGAGGTTCATAGAAAGCAGGGAATATCTAGAAGAAGCAACTGCCAGGGAAAGATGCTCATTATGGGTTCATGCTAGGAATTACATTAGCCATGAGGGAGTCCTGTATAAAGGGATTGGGTGTATAGCTTTGATGTATGACTGA